A part of Brassica rapa cultivar Chiifu-401-42 chromosome A05, CAAS_Brap_v3.01, whole genome shotgun sequence genomic DNA contains:
- the LOC103866456 gene encoding uncharacterized protein LOC103866456, translated as MMAAGEARAVWQRTVNRYFVQEDAKRAPKLTTSSCQSSSSTVSSKQVEDSGSSRPVVDPHNQSSICPSFMPRHPNPNFPHLSPNNTSLWGHHHHIQQDHKEPVNTPLEAEVDISEKKPELGAKSFKSESFQEFIELMETRESYVSFGKDESSSENKLLNELPFDPTSPWNPLSSEKAAPWWRTTDKDELASLVAQRSLDFVENCDLPTPQKMNRSYYGSPRSFDSDHSFSNRTIHERVTNRGNSFKNRTEEASSESGLSKSELLEALRRSQTRAREAENMAKEACAEKEHLVKLLLKQASELFGYKQLLQLLQLESLYHQIKSKKIEDNKEPPPVSIPWSNTKGRKPGRKRRSKRSKPNGFVGLALGMSLVGAGLLLGWTVGWMQMFSF; from the coding sequence ATGATGGCAGCAGGAGAAGCAAGAGCTGTGTGGCAAAGAACAGTTAACCGTTACTTTGTCCAAGAAGACGCTAAAAGAGCTCCCAAGTTAACAACCTCTTCTTGCCAATCTTCTTCATCAACTGTTTCATCTAAACAGGTTGAAGATTCTGGATCTTCTCGTCCCGTTGTTGATCCACACAACCAATCATCAATTTGTCCAAGTTTCATGCCTCGTCATCCAAACCCGAACTTCCCTCATCTGTCACCAAACAACACCAGTTTGTGGGGACATCATCATCACATTCAGCAAGACCACAAGGAACCAGTGAACACTCCATTGGAAGCTGAGGTTGATATCTCTGAGAAGAAACCTGAATTGGGAGCCAAGTCTTTTAAGTCTGAAAGCTTTCAAGAGTTTATAGAGTTGATGGAGACAAGGGAAAGTTATGTTTCTTTTGGGAAAGATGAATCCTCCTCTGAGAACAAGCTACTAAATGAGTTACCTTTCGATCCCACCTCTCCATGGAACCCTCTCTCTAGCGAGAAAGCTGCACCATGGTGGAGAACTACAGACAAAGATGAGTTAGCTTCTTTAGTTGCACAGAGGTCTCTAGACTTTGTTGAGAACTGTGACCTCCCAACACCACAGAAGATGAACCGCTCTTACTATGGCAGCCCACGCTCTTTCGACTCTGATCACTCTTTCTCTAACCGAACCATCCACGAGCGCGTGACAAACAGAGGAAACAGCTTCAAGAACAGAACCGAGGAGGCTTCCTCTGAGTCTGGCTTGAGCAAATCCGAGCTGCTAGAAGCGCTGAGACGCTCTCAAACGCGAGCTAGGGAAGCTGAAAACATGGCGAAAGAAGCGTGCGCAGAGAAAGAGCACTTGGTGAAGCTCTTGTTGAAGCAAGCCTCAGAGCTTTTTGGGTATAAGCAGCTGCTGCAACTTCTTCAGCTTGAATCTTTGTACCACCAAATCAAGAGCAAGAAGATTGAGGACAACAAGGAGCCCCCACCTGTTTCCATCCCTTGGAGCAATACCAAAGGGAGAAAACCggggagaaagagaaggagcAAAAGGAGTAAACCGAATGGGTTTGTTGGTTTAGCGTTGGGGATGAGTCTGGTTGGTGCTGGGTTGCTTCTGGGGTGGACTGTTGGATGGATGCAGATGTTTTCTTTCTAG
- the LOC103866457 gene encoding uncharacterized protein LOC103866457, protein MPVMEKLRMFVAQEPVVAASCLIGGVGLFLPAVVRPILDSLEASKQVKAPPLTDVIAGVTGKKQT, encoded by the exons ATGCCGGTGATGGAGAAACTGAGGATGTTCGTCGCGCAGGAGCCTGTCGTCGCCGCCTCCTGCTTAATCGGCGGTGTTG GACTCTTTCTGCCTGCTGTTGTGAGGCCTATTCTAGACTCGCTCGAGGCATCTAAGCAAGTTAAAGCGCCTCCTCTTACCGAT GTTATTGCTGGAGTTACAGGGAAGAAACAGACCTAA
- the LOC103866458 gene encoding uncharacterized protein At4g00950 has product MREEKDKLALVLAAKSRSLLYTSSPATPSVFASPIHTLASVPFCWEEQPGKPKNPLLPLPYPKCLDLPPRLLLPGELPLPERKHRLFGFIRKKGGGDVVVRGSYVFPSEKERAGEINNNNNMKIMKFNSSGSFHGGGGSLKGSHFWGGLCKGLKQAMPWKKKKLRRESL; this is encoded by the exons ATGAGAGAAGAGAAGGACAAGCTGGCTCTTGTGTTAGCTGCCAAGTCAAGATCATTGCTGTACACTTCGTCACCTGCAACTCCATCTGTGTTTGCTTCTCCTATTCACACACTTGCTTCTGTTCCGTTTTGCTGGGAAGAGCAACCAGGCAAGCCCAAGAaccctcttcttcctcttccttacCCAAAATGTCTTGATCTGCCTCCACGCTTGCTCCTTCCGGGTGAATTGCCATTGCCTGAGAGGAAGCATCGGCTCTTTGGGTTCATTAGGAAGAAAGGGGGAGGGGACGTTGTCGTCAGGGGTAGTTATGTCTTTCCGTCGGAGAAGGAGAGAGCAGGTGAGATCAATAATAACAACAACATGAAGATCATGAAGTTTAACAGCTCAGGGAGTTTCCATGGTGGTGGTGGCTCTCTAAAAGGATCTCACTTTTGG GGAGGTTTATGTAAGGGATTGAAGCAAGCAATgccatggaagaagaagaagctgagaaGAGAAAGTCTTTGA